The Astyanax mexicanus isolate ESR-SI-001 chromosome 14, AstMex3_surface, whole genome shotgun sequence genome window below encodes:
- the cldn23l gene encoding claudin-23: protein MHTPASMVTGIVFAPLGLVLVFTAAITPQWREGEARLGGVGRAVGQGKAADLLLLRSDGLWESCVQVEHSELRECWPVSGPYQRDSRVRAAQGLVLSSLFLCGAGIVLASIGLRCWTDTPLRNVAASGGLLVALAGVLSMAALGIYTHHLPDLEVELASTMSEFQELNIHKLPSLTLRPAGSLYFGWLGSWVQVLGGVALLFGFRRPHCPSCPKQANMESIEVYDVSC from the exons ATGCACACTCCAGCCTCCATGGTGACAGGCATCGTCTTTGCCCCGTTGGGACTGGTGCTGGTGTTCACAGCAGCTATCACGCCTCAGTGGAGGGAAGGTGAAGCTCGACTAGGTGGAGTCGGAAGGGCTGTGGGCCAGGGAAAAGCAGCAGACCTCCTCCTGCTTCGTTCTGATGGATTGTGGGAAAGCTGTGTGCAGGTGGAGCACTCTGAGCTCAGGGAATGCTGGCCAGTGTCTGGACCGTACCAG CGTGATTCCCGTGTCCGAGCTGCCCAGGGTCTCGTCCTTTCTTCCCTCTTCCTGTGTGGAGCTGGGATCGTTTTGGCCAGTATTGGCTTGCGTTGCTGGACGGACACTCCACTCAGAAACGTTGCAGCAAGTGGCGGCTTGCTGGTGGCACTAGCAGGTGTGCTGAGTATGGCTGCTCTTGGCATTTATACTCATCATTTGCCAGACTTGGAGGTGGAACTGGCATCAACCATGTCTGAATTCCAGGAGCTCAACATTCACAAGCTGCCCAGCCTGACCCTACGGCCAGCTGGGTCTCTCTATTTTGGCTGGCTAGGGTCTTGGGTGCAGGTATTGGGGGGTGTGGCTTTGCTATTTGGGTTTAGACGCCCGCACTGCCCATCCTGCCCCAAGCAGGCAAACATGGAGAGCATAGAGGTATATGATGTGAGCTGCTAA